The proteins below are encoded in one region of Thermococcus peptonophilus:
- the hisS gene encoding histidine--tRNA ligase, which yields MARLDKVKGTRDLLPEEMAKRRWVFERIREVFESFNFQEVLTPTFEYTELFKLRSGEEVVKQLYAFQDKGGRDISLRPDMTSSVARLYVNSFQNAPKPIKWYYIANMFRYEEPQSGRYREFWQAGVELIGSDKVEADAEVIALFTQSYLAVGLEDFTVNIGDRVLLDEFAKMLGVEDDIGLMRLIDKKDKMNREEFVGALREFGLDDDGVEKVLSLIEIKGLPDEVLPKAEELFTSEEAKAEIKRLYELVDLLDAYGVSKWVRIDLGIARGFDYYTSIVFEAIIPNDLGIGSIGGGGRYDNLIEVFGGKPTPATGFAIGIERLISILEWKGLLPEAKLRPDVYVIPIGDDREVKKTAIEITQGLREATVKADIELTGRKLRKALDYAGRLGVPYVVIVGRKDLEAGKVTLRDMETGKQKSIEKERAVEEILEILGL from the coding sequence ATGGCGAGACTCGATAAGGTCAAAGGAACGAGGGATCTCCTTCCTGAGGAAATGGCAAAGAGGAGATGGGTTTTTGAGAGGATAAGGGAAGTTTTCGAGAGCTTTAACTTCCAGGAAGTTCTGACGCCAACGTTTGAGTATACCGAGCTGTTCAAGCTGAGGAGTGGGGAAGAGGTAGTCAAACAACTATACGCCTTTCAGGATAAGGGCGGAAGGGACATTTCTCTAAGACCGGACATGACATCGAGCGTCGCCCGCCTTTACGTTAACTCTTTCCAGAACGCGCCGAAGCCGATAAAGTGGTACTACATAGCAAACATGTTCCGCTATGAGGAACCACAGAGCGGCCGCTATAGGGAGTTCTGGCAGGCTGGAGTTGAGCTGATAGGGAGCGATAAGGTTGAGGCCGACGCCGAGGTTATAGCACTCTTCACCCAGAGCTACCTCGCGGTCGGCCTTGAGGATTTCACAGTGAACATCGGGGACAGGGTCCTTCTGGACGAATTCGCCAAGATGCTGGGCGTTGAGGACGATATCGGCCTTATGAGGCTCATCGACAAGAAGGACAAGATGAACAGGGAGGAGTTCGTTGGGGCCCTCAGGGAGTTCGGGCTGGACGATGATGGCGTTGAGAAAGTCCTCTCGCTGATCGAGATTAAGGGTCTCCCCGATGAAGTTCTTCCAAAGGCCGAAGAGCTCTTCACGAGCGAGGAAGCGAAAGCTGAAATAAAGAGGCTCTACGAGCTCGTTGACCTTCTCGATGCCTACGGGGTCTCCAAGTGGGTAAGGATAGATCTCGGCATAGCGCGCGGTTTCGACTACTACACGAGCATAGTCTTCGAGGCCATAATCCCCAACGACCTGGGCATAGGCTCGATAGGGGGTGGCGGTCGGTACGACAACCTCATCGAGGTCTTCGGCGGGAAGCCAACCCCGGCTACCGGCTTTGCCATAGGCATCGAGAGGCTCATCTCGATCCTCGAGTGGAAGGGCCTTCTCCCTGAGGCAAAGCTAAGACCGGATGTTTACGTCATTCCAATCGGGGATGATAGGGAAGTGAAGAAGACTGCCATAGAGATAACCCAGGGCCTCAGGGAAGCCACCGTGAAGGCGGATATCGAGCTTACTGGGAGAAAGCTCAGAAAAGCCCTCGACTACGCTGGACGGCTTGGAGTTCCCTACGTTGTCATCGTAGGCAGGAAGGACCTTGAAGCTGGAAAAGTGACCCTCAGGGACATGGAAACGGGCAAGCAGAAGAGCATAGAGAAGGAAAGAGCCGTTGAGGAAATTCTGGAAATCCTTGGCCTCTGA
- a CDS encoding cation:proton antiporter yields the protein MDVFLELALILIVAKLFGYITARLGFPAALGQLIGGILIGPSILGIVSYDEGVRLLAQLGVVMLLFLAGLETDIEEFKHVGIPAFIVASMGVLVPFILGYLGALAWGYPHVQALFLGGVLTATSVGLTTSILMEMKKLRTRVGTTILAAAVVDDVLGIIVLTILVGINTRGSVYMKDLLIILGEVAVYFLLGLLIGTPAVKEALKASEKITLPETVTAMAIAIMLIFAYLAEQFQIAGITGAYLAGILVATTEEARKVTDKTVTIGYSLFIPVFLVSIGIESDVRILTTAGTFALVYALLAIIGKIIGCGLGAVFSKFRPVEALQIGVGMVPRMEVALIMANVALEEGVFDRGVFAIPVTMVVITTIVTPFLLKWAFSRE from the coding sequence ATGGACGTATTCCTCGAACTGGCGCTGATACTGATAGTTGCGAAGCTGTTCGGATACATCACCGCTCGCCTCGGCTTTCCAGCGGCCCTCGGTCAGCTCATTGGTGGGATTCTAATAGGGCCTTCAATCCTCGGGATCGTTTCTTACGATGAGGGCGTCAGGCTCCTCGCCCAGCTCGGTGTCGTCATGCTTCTATTTTTAGCCGGTCTTGAGACTGACATAGAGGAGTTCAAGCATGTCGGAATTCCAGCCTTCATAGTTGCTTCAATGGGCGTCCTCGTCCCCTTTATTCTCGGATATCTGGGTGCACTTGCATGGGGATACCCACACGTTCAGGCTCTCTTTCTCGGCGGTGTCCTTACCGCGACGAGCGTCGGATTGACTACCAGCATCCTGATGGAGATGAAGAAGCTCAGGACGAGGGTAGGAACAACGATTTTAGCTGCTGCCGTAGTTGACGACGTTCTGGGCATTATCGTCCTGACGATTCTCGTGGGAATAAACACCCGCGGGAGCGTTTATATGAAGGATCTCCTCATAATCCTCGGTGAGGTTGCCGTTTACTTCCTCCTCGGGCTTCTCATTGGAACTCCAGCGGTTAAAGAGGCCCTAAAGGCTTCGGAAAAGATAACCCTTCCAGAAACGGTAACGGCCATGGCCATAGCCATAATGCTCATCTTCGCCTATCTCGCCGAGCAGTTCCAGATCGCTGGAATAACCGGTGCATATCTGGCTGGAATCCTCGTGGCAACGACCGAAGAGGCGAGGAAAGTTACAGATAAAACAGTGACGATAGGGTATTCCCTCTTTATTCCAGTATTCCTCGTGAGCATTGGAATAGAAAGCGATGTGCGGATTCTTACCACAGCTGGAACCTTTGCCCTCGTCTATGCTCTGCTTGCGATAATCGGCAAGATAATAGGCTGTGGTCTCGGTGCGGTCTTTTCAAAGTTCAGACCCGTTGAGGCCCTCCAGATCGGTGTGGGGATGGTCCCAAGGATGGAAGTTGCCCTTATCATGGCCAACGTTGCACTTGAAGAGGGGGTCTTTGATAGGGGTGTTTTCGCGATTCCGGTCACGATGGTTGTGATAACGACGATTGTAACGCCTTTCCTCCTGAAGTGGGCCTTCTCAAGGGAGTAG
- a CDS encoding DUF257 family protein, with product MISKVPTRYKTSLLIEHTSEDIVGYTLIKLLQGLTKIQDNPRNIIITDFLDTLSIYLYQAELLNMDTTFVRDLSVIKVGGTVETGKVLYKIPISPYPVYKARYNEAISKILENRESQPQFNIQLGIEMVINLFNRHEMLEQIHDIGRQIIQNRGVVNIVFVNSEAIEKASIEALPLLRTMFPIVLKLGRFGESYTVQKSVFPEMRGVREEV from the coding sequence ATGATTTCAAAGGTCCCGACGAGGTATAAAACAAGCCTGCTTATTGAGCACACATCTGAGGACATAGTTGGTTATACCCTCATCAAGTTACTCCAGGGATTAACAAAGATCCAGGATAATCCAAGAAACATCATAATAACGGACTTTTTGGACACGCTCTCGATTTACCTATACCAAGCCGAGCTCCTCAATATGGACACTACCTTTGTCAGGGACCTGTCAGTTATCAAAGTAGGCGGAACGGTAGAGACAGGAAAAGTGCTCTACAAGATACCAATCTCCCCCTATCCAGTGTATAAAGCCCGATATAATGAAGCGATTTCCAAGATACTTGAAAACAGAGAATCCCAGCCCCAATTCAACATTCAGCTTGGTATAGAGATGGTGATAAACCTGTTCAATAGACACGAAATGCTTGAGCAGATACATGACATTGGACGGCAGATAATCCAGAACAGGGGGGTTGTCAATATAGTTTTCGTCAACTCTGAGGCCATAGAAAAAGCATCTATCGAAGCCCTGCCGTTGCTTAGGACAATGTTTCCCATAGTGCTAAAGCTGGGGAGATTCGGTGAATCTTACACCGTACAGAAGAGCGTTTTTCCTGAGATGAGAGGAGTAAGGGAAGAGGTGTGA
- the ttuA gene encoding tRNA-5-methyluridine(54) 2-sulfurtransferase: MPVKCKFCERPAFIKLHYPKMYLCEEHFKEYFERKVRRTIERYKMLKPEEKVLVVVSGGKDSAVTAYVLKKLGYNIECLHINLGIGEYSEKGERYAKMQCEKIGAPLHIVRLKELLGYGIGEVRTRRPTCSYCGLTKRYIFNKFAYDNGFDAVATGHNLDDEASFIFNNLMNWNTQYLAKQGPVTPAQFNGKLVKKVKPLYEVTEREVVAYALANGIEYEIDECPYARGATTLEWKAILNEMEEKRPGTKINFVKGYLRKKHLFEAELEETELRECKVCGMPSSGEVCSFCRFWKLEKPIDFRVEK, translated from the coding sequence ATGCCCGTAAAATGTAAGTTCTGCGAGAGACCTGCCTTCATCAAGCTTCACTACCCAAAAATGTACCTCTGCGAGGAGCACTTTAAGGAGTATTTTGAGAGGAAGGTCAGGAGGACGATAGAGCGCTACAAGATGCTGAAGCCAGAGGAGAAGGTTCTGGTCGTCGTCAGCGGCGGCAAGGACTCGGCGGTTACAGCCTACGTCCTCAAAAAGCTCGGCTACAACATCGAGTGCCTTCATATAAACCTCGGCATCGGCGAGTACTCGGAGAAGGGTGAGAGATACGCGAAGATGCAGTGCGAGAAGATAGGTGCTCCCCTCCACATAGTCAGGCTCAAAGAGCTCCTCGGCTACGGCATCGGCGAGGTGAGAACGAGGAGGCCGACGTGCTCCTACTGCGGCTTAACCAAGCGCTATATCTTCAACAAGTTCGCCTACGACAACGGCTTTGATGCAGTCGCCACAGGCCACAACCTCGATGATGAGGCCAGCTTCATCTTTAACAACCTAATGAACTGGAACACGCAGTATTTAGCGAAGCAGGGGCCGGTAACACCAGCGCAGTTCAACGGCAAGCTCGTGAAGAAGGTAAAACCCCTCTACGAGGTGACCGAGAGAGAAGTCGTTGCATACGCTTTGGCTAACGGCATAGAGTACGAGATAGACGAGTGCCCCTATGCGAGGGGGGCGACAACCCTCGAGTGGAAGGCAATCCTCAACGAGATGGAAGAAAAAAGACCGGGAACGAAGATAAACTTCGTCAAGGGCTACCTGAGGAAGAAGCACCTCTTCGAGGCTGAACTGGAGGAGACAGAGCTTAGGGAGTGTAAGGTCTGCGGGATGCCGTCGAGCGGGGAAGTGTGTTCCTTCTGCCGCTTCTGGAAGCTGGAGAAGCCGATTGACTTCAGGGTGGAAAAATGA
- a CDS encoding cation:proton antiporter, with the protein MEILLLIAVMLATAKVMGYAFEKIGQPVVLGQIFGGLLIGIFFDTNPIIGQFSNLGVLLLLFIAGLESELEEFRRVGKQSVFVAGVGVLVAFILGFGVAYFFVPFHEAVLYGAMMTPTSVSITVKVLMEMRKLNTREGTTILAAAVVDDVLGILVLTVAISMIRGGSVNYSSLAEVLISVSLLLFFFLYFGPEMADRVFRYVSKIDLPESETAFALVFLIVFAYLAEHLSLASILGAYLTGLALGQIPKKKAIMEHMNVLGYSLFIPLFFVEVGMRIELSYILHAGLFAVLYTTAAIVSKVIGCGLGARLGGFEWESSLRIGVGMIPRMGVELAMLAVAMSSGIVGGDALTVAILMVFTTTVITPPLLKVLYIQD; encoded by the coding sequence ATGGAGATACTCCTCCTGATAGCAGTAATGCTCGCCACCGCGAAGGTGATGGGGTACGCCTTCGAGAAAATCGGCCAGCCGGTTGTTCTGGGCCAGATATTCGGCGGCCTGTTGATTGGCATCTTTTTTGACACGAACCCGATCATCGGCCAGTTCTCCAACCTCGGCGTTCTGCTGCTCCTCTTCATAGCGGGCCTCGAGAGCGAGCTTGAGGAGTTCAGGCGCGTTGGAAAGCAGAGTGTCTTTGTGGCTGGAGTCGGTGTCCTCGTGGCATTCATCCTTGGGTTTGGCGTTGCCTACTTCTTCGTCCCGTTTCACGAGGCGGTTCTCTACGGTGCGATGATGACGCCGACGAGCGTGAGCATTACAGTGAAGGTTCTCATGGAGATGAGGAAGCTAAACACGCGCGAGGGGACTACTATTTTGGCGGCCGCTGTCGTTGATGACGTCCTTGGAATCCTCGTGCTAACGGTTGCTATCTCGATGATTCGGGGCGGCTCGGTTAACTACTCCAGCCTTGCGGAGGTGCTCATCTCGGTCTCCCTCCTCCTGTTCTTCTTCCTCTACTTCGGCCCTGAGATGGCCGATAGGGTCTTCCGCTACGTCTCAAAGATCGACCTGCCAGAGAGCGAGACGGCCTTCGCCCTCGTCTTTCTGATAGTCTTCGCCTATCTCGCTGAGCACCTTAGCCTCGCCTCGATCCTCGGGGCATACCTTACCGGCCTGGCGCTCGGCCAGATTCCAAAGAAAAAGGCGATAATGGAGCACATGAACGTCCTCGGCTATTCTCTCTTCATCCCACTCTTCTTCGTCGAGGTAGGAATGAGGATAGAGCTGTCCTACATCCTTCACGCGGGGCTCTTCGCGGTTCTCTACACAACCGCAGCTATCGTCAGCAAGGTAATCGGTTGCGGCCTCGGGGCCAGGTTGGGTGGCTTTGAGTGGGAGTCTTCCCTTAGGATAGGGGTCGGGATGATACCCAGGATGGGTGTGGAGCTGGCGATGCTGGCGGTTGCGATGTCGAGCGGAATAGTGGGAGGGGACGCCCTCACCGTGGCCATCCTTATGGTGTTCACGACCACGGTAATAACGCCACCGTTGTTGAAGGTCTTGTACATTCAGGATTGA
- a CDS encoding CBS domain-containing protein — MEDVSGVSNTKASKAKKVHLIHSKRRLLTLQRREELSHNIRYISKVPVSLVMDTEFLTLHPGDPLSKLVQELRGEESSAVVVDDEGKLLGFVTMKDILHFFEPPKRYSVVGINLLKKYSVNRASRVGDIMVKKPITINVDENLGRAIQIMLETGKHHLPVVDDENRVHGVLEVKDIIRLIRIVSY, encoded by the coding sequence ATGGAGGACGTTTCAGGTGTCTCAAATACAAAAGCCAGCAAGGCAAAAAAAGTCCATCTCATCCACAGCAAAAGACGCCTTTTAACGCTCCAGAGAAGAGAAGAACTAAGCCACAACATCCGCTATATCTCCAAGGTTCCCGTAAGTCTCGTTATGGATACTGAGTTTCTGACCCTCCATCCTGGTGACCCACTATCCAAGCTCGTCCAGGAGTTGAGGGGAGAGGAAAGCTCCGCAGTCGTGGTTGACGATGAGGGAAAGCTCCTCGGCTTTGTGACCATGAAGGACATACTCCACTTCTTTGAACCACCGAAGAGGTATTCAGTGGTGGGGATAAACCTTCTCAAAAAGTACTCAGTCAACAGGGCCTCCAGAGTTGGAGATATAATGGTGAAAAAGCCGATAACGATTAACGTGGATGAAAACCTCGGAAGGGCAATTCAGATCATGCTTGAGACTGGAAAGCACCACCTTCCCGTCGTTGACGATGAAAACCGTGTCCACGGCGTCCTCGAGGTTAAGGATATCATCCGGCTCATCCGCATAGTATCGTACTGA
- a CDS encoding NAD(P)/FAD-dependent oxidoreductase: protein MVSGNGSERAYDVVIIGAGPAGLFAAYELAEKSDFKVLVIDEGGDVDQRKCPMYELGYCIGCQPCHIMSGVGGAGGLSDGTINLRPDIGGDLRELTNDENYAWQLVWEVDQILLRHKAPRNLFKGDPEQVRYWEQKAAQAGVKFIPIIQRHIGSDRTPEVIGDIKRYLESKGVKFMLWTKALEFNRGWVKVKRGKDVFEIRTKYIIVAPGRGGADWFHDVAQKIGLKARHGPIDVGVRVEVPAIVMEPITSINHDPKFHIYTDTYDDFVRTFCTNPNGFVVEERYDGYVGVNGHSMHEKKSNNTNFAFLTRIELTEPVEDTTAYGKSIAQLATTIGGGKTPLPRPGDLRRGRRSTWARIRRSDVEPTLKHVTPGDIAMALPHRVVTNIIEGLEKLDRVLPGVASDHTLLYAPEIKYYAMRAEVNENLETSIEDIFAAGDGAGLSRDIVNAAATGILAARGILKKEGLYTEEDFRKPGNWKSVVESLNE, encoded by the coding sequence ATGGTCTCTGGAAACGGAAGCGAAAGGGCCTACGATGTTGTTATAATCGGTGCTGGTCCTGCTGGACTTTTTGCGGCCTATGAGCTTGCGGAAAAGAGTGATTTTAAGGTTCTCGTGATCGACGAGGGCGGCGACGTTGACCAGAGGAAGTGCCCGATGTACGAACTCGGCTACTGCATAGGCTGCCAGCCCTGCCACATAATGAGCGGCGTCGGCGGCGCAGGCGGGTTGAGCGATGGCACGATAAACCTCCGTCCAGATATTGGCGGCGACCTCAGGGAGTTAACCAACGACGAGAACTATGCCTGGCAGCTCGTCTGGGAGGTTGACCAGATACTTCTGAGACATAAGGCCCCGAGGAATCTCTTCAAGGGCGATCCCGAGCAGGTCAGGTACTGGGAGCAGAAGGCGGCACAGGCCGGGGTGAAGTTCATCCCGATAATACAGAGGCACATTGGTTCAGACAGGACACCTGAAGTGATAGGGGATATCAAGAGATACCTCGAAAGCAAGGGCGTCAAGTTCATGCTCTGGACGAAGGCCCTTGAGTTCAATAGGGGATGGGTGAAGGTAAAGCGAGGAAAGGACGTTTTTGAAATCAGAACTAAGTACATCATAGTCGCCCCAGGCAGGGGAGGAGCTGACTGGTTCCACGATGTTGCCCAGAAGATCGGACTGAAGGCAAGGCACGGCCCGATTGACGTTGGAGTTCGTGTTGAGGTTCCGGCTATAGTTATGGAACCGATAACGAGCATAAACCACGATCCTAAGTTCCACATATATACCGACACATACGACGACTTTGTGAGGACTTTCTGCACCAACCCGAACGGCTTCGTGGTTGAGGAGCGCTACGATGGCTACGTTGGGGTAAACGGCCACTCCATGCACGAGAAGAAGAGCAACAACACGAACTTCGCCTTCCTGACGAGGATAGAGCTGACCGAACCAGTTGAGGACACAACCGCCTATGGAAAGAGTATCGCCCAGCTCGCCACGACTATCGGCGGGGGAAAGACCCCTCTCCCACGCCCTGGAGACCTTAGGAGGGGCAGGAGGAGCACCTGGGCTAGAATACGGAGGAGCGACGTCGAGCCGACTCTCAAGCACGTTACCCCTGGAGACATAGCGATGGCCCTTCCCCACCGTGTCGTCACAAACATCATAGAGGGGCTTGAGAAGCTTGATAGAGTCCTTCCGGGCGTAGCCAGTGACCACACCCTGCTCTATGCTCCCGAGATAAAGTACTACGCGATGAGAGCCGAGGTAAACGAGAACCTTGAGACGAGCATCGAGGACATCTTCGCAGCCGGGGACGGGGCCGGGCTGAGCAGGGACATAGTGAACGCTGCAGCTACTGGCATTCTCGCCGCGAGGGGGATACTCAAGAAGGAGGGCCTGTACACGGAGGAGGACTTCAGGAAACCGGGCAACTGGAAGAGTGTGGTTGAGTCGCTCAATGAGTAG
- a CDS encoding methyl-accepting chemotaxis protein, giving the protein MNFRQKLILSITIPLVLVVASAVIVQQYAMKKLTEALAGSGANVQAALASHQQVLWMSIGIMILTALTSGGVAYWLIRSALDPVITVTNVARVISEGRLKEAEKMIERIRYRERDEIGQLIEAFRIISTNVLETLDVIVERMQKMAEGDISEELTTHAKGDFEEILNSMRSAISNLKNLMLTVKDLALTLEKRADELTTITSEITEAVNQVAEAISQVSSEAQRQQVNITEVMESMNLTAELTQKTMDAVEEFSEVVNKVLEISKEGEEKGETAINKIEQIQRSMHSIKDAVSEVADRSKRINEIIDAISAVAEQTNLLALNAAVEAARAGELGRGFAVVADEIRSLAEESKKAAENIREIIREIQSKIENAVIETQNGSQIIDESVDFLRETVGYLVDVGELLRDVESRFEGLRSEIERTGQEVEEAKKALENLAASAEETTASAEEVSASAEEQASALEEVRRNILALRQVVSDLRKAVEFIKVEVGQ; this is encoded by the coding sequence ATGAACTTCAGACAGAAACTCATACTCTCAATAACCATTCCGCTTGTCCTGGTCGTTGCCAGTGCAGTAATAGTACAGCAATACGCGATGAAGAAACTGACAGAGGCACTCGCAGGTTCGGGAGCCAATGTCCAGGCAGCACTGGCCTCCCATCAGCAGGTCCTGTGGATGAGCATCGGGATAATGATACTTACAGCGCTTACCTCAGGAGGTGTGGCGTACTGGCTGATAAGGTCTGCACTCGATCCAGTGATTACAGTAACCAACGTTGCTAGGGTCATCTCCGAGGGCCGTCTCAAAGAAGCAGAAAAAATGATCGAGAGGATACGCTATAGAGAACGCGACGAAATCGGCCAGCTTATAGAGGCATTCAGGATAATATCAACTAATGTTTTGGAAACACTCGATGTGATCGTCGAAAGAATGCAGAAGATGGCCGAAGGAGACATATCCGAAGAGCTAACGACCCATGCCAAAGGCGACTTCGAGGAGATACTGAATTCAATGCGTTCGGCAATATCAAACCTCAAGAACCTCATGCTGACAGTCAAGGATCTCGCCCTGACCCTAGAAAAGAGGGCAGATGAACTGACAACCATAACGAGCGAGATAACAGAGGCCGTAAACCAAGTCGCCGAGGCCATAAGTCAGGTAAGCAGCGAGGCACAGAGGCAGCAGGTTAATATAACGGAGGTCATGGAGAGCATGAACCTCACGGCGGAACTTACCCAAAAAACCATGGATGCCGTTGAAGAGTTCAGTGAAGTTGTCAACAAAGTTCTGGAAATATCAAAAGAAGGAGAAGAAAAAGGGGAAACTGCAATAAACAAGATTGAACAGATTCAGAGGTCTATGCACTCCATCAAGGATGCAGTCTCAGAAGTAGCGGATAGGAGCAAAAGGATCAACGAAATAATTGACGCCATAAGTGCTGTAGCAGAGCAGACTAACCTCCTGGCGCTTAATGCAGCCGTTGAGGCCGCCCGCGCGGGAGAGCTTGGAAGGGGCTTCGCAGTAGTGGCAGATGAGATAAGGAGTCTAGCCGAGGAGAGCAAGAAAGCCGCAGAGAACATAAGAGAGATAATCAGAGAGATACAGTCCAAGATAGAGAACGCCGTCATCGAGACTCAGAACGGCTCTCAGATCATCGACGAGTCCGTTGATTTCCTCAGAGAGACTGTCGGCTATCTGGTAGACGTGGGTGAACTCCTCAGAGATGTTGAGAGCCGTTTTGAGGGCCTTAGGTCTGAGATAGAGAGAACGGGCCAGGAAGTTGAAGAAGCCAAGAAAGCGCTTGAAAACCTGGCAGCAAGCGCGGAGGAGACCACTGCCAGCGCAGAGGAGGTCAGTGCAAGTGCAGAGGAGCAAGCATCTGCCCTTGAGGAGGTTCGGAGAAACATTCTCGCCCTTAGACAGGTAGTCAGCGATCTGCGTAAGGCAGTGGAATTCATTAAGGTAGAGGTGGGGCAATGA
- a CDS encoding MarC family protein yields MNEVETILSSALLMLIMIDPSDKILLVTFLREDFHIEDIKALIIRANFIGFILLASFAVAGQIILQEIFHIDINALKVAGGFVLFKIGLEALEGGGMFTLKREKDILALAAVPVAMPLIAGPAAITAVITMTAEYGYFVSLTATAIAILVVAISMFVALYMMKSVNKSLLSITIRIIGLFIMAIGAQMMVEGVIGIYLLMTGA; encoded by the coding sequence ATGAACGAAGTGGAGACGATACTCAGCTCCGCACTCCTGATGCTCATCATGATAGACCCTAGTGATAAGATACTCCTGGTTACCTTCCTCCGCGAGGACTTCCACATAGAGGACATAAAGGCCCTCATAATCAGAGCAAACTTCATAGGGTTCATTCTCCTCGCCAGCTTTGCCGTCGCCGGGCAGATAATCCTCCAGGAGATATTCCACATCGACATAAATGCCCTCAAGGTGGCAGGCGGCTTCGTCCTTTTCAAGATAGGCCTTGAGGCCCTCGAAGGCGGTGGAATGTTCACCCTTAAGAGGGAGAAGGACATCCTTGCCCTCGCTGCTGTTCCTGTTGCCATGCCGCTGATAGCTGGCCCGGCAGCCATAACCGCAGTTATAACCATGACAGCGGAGTACGGTTACTTTGTCTCCCTCACCGCAACGGCCATAGCAATCCTAGTCGTGGCAATCTCAATGTTCGTTGCCCTTTATATGATGAAATCCGTGAACAAGAGCCTCCTCAGCATAACCATCAGAATAATCGGTCTCTTCATCATGGCAATCGGCGCCCAGATGATGGTGGAAGGGGTCATAGGGATATACCTGCTGATGACCGGAGCATAG
- a CDS encoding IS1/IS1595 family N-terminal zinc-binding domain-containing protein: MEFRTYLQTIQRIVSMPEEHIITKVSELSTPKCPVCGSTLVVRIGYITKSNGLKVQRFKCKMCGRTFTELEGTPLKGVHDIKLTLLVAYLMLHLRLEPNTIARITGKPYTTVKRISRKVIEHRRFFENILAVLLDAADYSETYWHRAKSANEYC, translated from the coding sequence ATGGAATTCAGAACGTACCTTCAAACAATTCAACGGATAGTTTCAATGCCCGAAGAACACATTATAACAAAAGTCTCAGAGCTATCCACACCAAAGTGCCCGGTCTGCGGCTCAACCTTGGTCGTCAGGATAGGATACATCACAAAATCAAACGGTCTCAAGGTCCAGAGGTTTAAATGCAAGATGTGCGGAAGAACTTTCACAGAACTGGAGGGGACTCCTCTAAAGGGCGTCCACGATATAAAGCTAACACTTCTTGTCGCTTATCTGATGCTGCATTTGAGATTAGAGCCGAACACAATAGCTCGTATAACCGGCAAGCCATATACAACAGTCAAGCGAATCTCACGTAAAGTTATAGAGCACCGGAGATTTTTTGAAAACATACTGGCAGTACTCCTGGATGCAGCCGATTATAGTGAAACATATTGGCACAGAGCAAAATCCGCTAATGAATATTGTTGA